In the genome of Candidatus Omnitrophota bacterium, one region contains:
- the ftsH gene encoding ATP-dependent zinc metalloprotease FtsH, with protein MPVKNNKSPKKNAPVPNMPWIWIFIGLMALYLFANLLNTGVNVSTKEMTYGEFYRILYNTPQRIKSLVKIETDLMGELDDNSHFKLTIPENDQELLSKVQENVANKNIPNFEVKPARTFLTNLLFNLGPILLLIFFFWIMSARGEQMGNRVMGFGKIRPKIHDEAKKEKVTFDDVAGVDEAKEELKEVIEFLKDPKKFQRLGGKIPKGVLLVGPPGCGKTLIAKAVAGEAAVPFFGISGSDFVEMFVGVGASRVRDLFDQGRRASKVSGKGAIIFIDEIDAVGRLRFSGIGGGHDEREQTLNQLLVEMDGFDTEHGIILIAATNRPDTLDPALLRPGRFDRNIIVNLPDIKGREEILKVHTRKIKVAPEADMRSIASQTPGFSGADLANLCNEAALLAARYNRESVGMIEFEKSVERVLMGPEKKSHIMSKKEKEITSVHESGHALLSLLMPEIDPLKKVSIIPRGLAGGYTFVAPLEDKHYLTRSEIMAKISLTLGGRASEEINLSDITTGAQDDLEKATHMARYMVCQLGMSERLGHLTLGKREGLIFLGRDLMEERNYSEQTARIIDEEIKKIIDDCYAKAKKLIIENKDKLLLLSKTLLEKEVLSGEEAKALLGL; from the coding sequence ATGCCGGTAAAAAATAATAAATCACCAAAAAAGAATGCCCCAGTACCCAATATGCCATGGATATGGATTTTTATCGGCCTAATGGCTTTGTATTTATTCGCCAATTTGCTGAATACAGGGGTGAATGTAAGCACGAAAGAAATGACCTACGGAGAGTTTTACCGCATATTATACAACACCCCGCAAAGAATAAAATCTCTTGTAAAAATAGAAACCGACCTTATGGGCGAGTTAGACGATAACAGCCATTTTAAGCTAACGATACCGGAAAACGACCAAGAGCTGCTAAGCAAAGTCCAGGAAAATGTTGCTAACAAAAATATCCCTAATTTTGAAGTAAAGCCGGCCCGCACATTCCTGACTAATCTTTTGTTTAATTTGGGGCCGATACTTCTTTTAATATTCTTTTTTTGGATAATGTCAGCGCGCGGCGAACAGATGGGCAACAGGGTAATGGGATTTGGAAAGATTCGCCCGAAAATACATGATGAGGCAAAAAAAGAAAAAGTTACTTTTGACGATGTGGCAGGCGTGGATGAAGCTAAGGAAGAGCTAAAAGAAGTTATAGAATTCTTAAAAGACCCCAAGAAATTCCAGCGCTTAGGAGGAAAAATCCCCAAGGGAGTGCTTTTAGTCGGGCCTCCGGGATGCGGAAAAACATTGATCGCTAAAGCAGTAGCAGGCGAAGCAGCAGTGCCATTCTTTGGAATATCCGGCTCTGACTTTGTAGAGATGTTTGTCGGAGTAGGCGCCAGCCGGGTAAGGGATCTTTTTGATCAAGGCAGGCGCGCCTCAAAGGTATCCGGTAAGGGAGCGATTATTTTTATCGATGAAATTGACGCAGTGGGAAGGCTGCGTTTTTCCGGCATTGGAGGTGGCCACGATGAAAGGGAACAGACCTTAAACCAGCTTTTAGTAGAGATGGACGGATTTGATACTGAACATGGAATAATCCTTATTGCCGCTACTAACCGGCCTGACACTTTAGACCCGGCGCTTCTTCGCCCGGGAAGATTTGACCGCAATATCATAGTTAATTTGCCTGACATAAAGGGCAGAGAAGAAATATTAAAAGTGCATACGCGTAAAATTAAAGTAGCCCCGGAAGCGGACATGAGATCTATTGCTTCGCAAACTCCCGGATTCTCTGGAGCAGACCTGGCAAACCTGTGTAATGAAGCCGCATTATTGGCGGCAAGGTACAATAGAGAATCTGTGGGCATGATTGAATTTGAAAAATCCGTTGAGCGCGTCCTGATGGGCCCGGAGAAGAAAAGCCATATCATGTCTAAGAAGGAAAAAGAAATAACCTCGGTGCATGAATCAGGGCACGCGCTGTTGTCGCTATTAATGCCTGAAATTGACCCCTTGAAAAAGGTTTCGATTATCCCCCGCGGATTAGCCGGAGGCTATACCTTTGTCGCTCCGCTTGAAGATAAACATTATCTAACCCGCAGTGAAATCATGGCAAAGATTTCGTTGACCTTAGGCGGCAGGGCTTCTGAAGAAATAAATCTTTCGGATATAACAACTGGGGCGCAGGATGACCTGGAAAAAGCCACTCATATGGCGCGTTATATGGTATGCCAGTTAGGAATGTCCGAGAGATTGGGGCATTTGACTTTAGGCAAACGCGAAGGATTGATTTTCTTAGGGCGCGACCTTATGGAAGAAAGAAACTACAGCGAACAAACCGCCAGGATCATTGATGAAGAAATAAAAAAGATAATTGACGACTGCTACGCAAAGGCTAAGAAACTTATCATAGAAAATAAAGACAAATTGCTTCTTCTTTCTAAAACCCTTTTGGAAAAAGAAGTTTTAAGCGGCGAAGAAGCAAAGGCGCTTTTAGGATTATAA
- the tilS gene encoding tRNA lysidine(34) synthetase TilS: MVIEQLKKTSQRYRLINKNDKILVGVSAGPDSSALLRALVEIAPFWGLKLHLAHLDHALRPDSYKDRKLAEKLAKKYGLKITTARIAAKNIPRNNIEETARNARLKFLFETARKNHINKIALGHNLDDQAETVLMRIIRGTGLYGLRGILPKRQLHGFTIIRPLVETSRKDIRIFLKNNRIPFRIDKTNAEDKYLRNRLRKQLIPLLEQKYNRNIKSALRTLAVNAETDHDYLYEKAKKIVSNRKTVEIANFVRLHPAMQNLVIRLLIENLKGDTRRIAACHIHEIVDTVYNRPNNSIVDLPAGIAAVKKSGYLKLQLAR, encoded by the coding sequence ATGGTTATAGAACAACTAAAGAAAACTTCCCAAAGATACAGGCTGATTAACAAAAATGACAAAATCCTAGTTGGCGTATCGGCTGGCCCGGATTCAAGCGCGCTTTTGCGCGCGCTTGTGGAGATAGCCCCTTTCTGGGGCTTGAAACTTCACCTGGCGCATTTAGATCATGCCTTAAGGCCAGACTCATATAAAGACAGAAAACTGGCAGAGAAGCTTGCCAAAAAATATGGCTTAAAAATTACTACCGCGAGGATAGCGGCAAAAAATATCCCCAGGAATAATATTGAAGAAACCGCGCGTAACGCGCGGCTTAAGTTTCTTTTTGAAACTGCCAGAAAAAACCATATAAACAAAATAGCCCTGGGGCACAACCTTGACGATCAGGCAGAAACTGTTCTAATGCGTATTATCCGGGGGACCGGGCTTTATGGGCTGCGGGGCATTTTGCCAAAAAGGCAATTGCATGGGTTTACCATTATCCGCCCGCTTGTTGAAACTTCGCGCAAGGATATCAGGATTTTCTTGAAAAACAACCGCATCCCCTTCAGGATAGATAAAACAAACGCTGAGGATAAATATTTGCGTAACCGCCTGCGTAAACAGCTTATCCCATTGTTAGAGCAAAAGTATAACCGGAATATAAAATCGGCGCTAAGGACACTCGCTGTAAACGCGGAAACTGACCACGACTATCTTTACGAAAAAGCAAAAAAGATCGTCAGCAATAGAAAAACAGTAGAGATCGCAAACTTTGTAAGGTTACACCCGGCGATGCAAAATCTTGTTATCCGCCTGCTTATTGAAAACTTAAAAGGAGATACCCGCCGGATCGCTGCCTGCCACATCCACGAAATTGTGGACACCGTTTATAACCGCCCCAATAACTCAATCGTTGACCTGCCGGCAGGCATTGCTGCTGTCAAGAAATCCGGATATTTAAAACTTCAATTAGCCCGATAA
- a CDS encoding response regulator — protein sequence MFTTSKEDKNIYKLLVVDDEEDLCSLIKVNLESTGRFKVVTTTNPLDAEKLCQAIEPDLIILDVVMPQRKGSFIAESLKRNPSTQNIPIIIMSGFGEMNYCAKQKKWKWLPNNPIAIAQSKDMPHDKIPRIAADTYGVDDYISKPFTTDELISVIRRNLPKS from the coding sequence GTGTTTACAACAAGCAAAGAAGATAAAAACATCTATAAACTGCTGGTTGTTGACGATGAAGAAGACCTTTGCAGCTTGATAAAGGTAAACCTTGAATCTACGGGCAGGTTTAAGGTTGTTACCACAACAAATCCCCTGGACGCAGAGAAGCTATGCCAAGCTATTGAACCGGACCTGATCATTCTTGATGTAGTTATGCCGCAAAGAAAGGGTTCCTTTATAGCGGAATCATTAAAGAGAAACCCAAGCACCCAAAACATACCCATTATCATCATGAGCGGATTCGGAGAGATGAACTATTGCGCAAAACAAAAGAAATGGAAGTGGCTTCCCAATAACCCTATTGCCATTGCGCAGAGCAAAGATATGCCGCATGATAAAATCCCGCGAATAGCAGCGGATACCTATGGAGTAGATGATTATATATCCAAACCTTTCACAACCGATGAGCTTATATCGGTAATAAGACGCAACCTGCCTAAATCATAG
- a CDS encoding ATP-binding protein, producing the protein MSMRPTLLTSRKTQDMLIQSEKMALAGQLSVGVAHEIKNPLAIIFQANEAIKNTLLKSKFKEKEKIAKYSEMIKQASLRANKVISELLNFSRPAQSELKHVFLKDIITRALYLIQNKAKICAAKICIHYPQEDLLINADMVLMEEVFLNLMNNSLEAHCRNIKITISSSSDRKYAVIHIEDDGSGIEKDYLNNIFDPFFSTKKEGTGLGLAMVYHILKRHNATIQAKSLKGKWTKFAIHIPRLKGERCVYNKQRR; encoded by the coding sequence ATGAGCATGCGGCCTACGCTTCTTACTTCCCGTAAAACCCAGGACATGCTCATCCAGTCGGAAAAAATGGCCCTTGCCGGGCAATTATCCGTGGGGGTGGCCCATGAAATTAAAAACCCTTTGGCTATTATCTTTCAGGCGAATGAAGCGATAAAAAATACCCTGCTGAAAAGTAAATTCAAAGAAAAGGAAAAAATAGCTAAATATTCCGAGATGATCAAGCAGGCGTCTTTGCGGGCGAATAAAGTCATTTCCGAGCTATTAAATTTTTCACGCCCCGCGCAATCAGAATTAAAGCATGTTTTTCTCAAAGATATCATAACCAGGGCGCTATATCTTATCCAGAATAAAGCCAAGATATGCGCGGCAAAAATATGTATCCATTATCCGCAGGAAGATTTATTGATAAATGCCGACATGGTGCTCATGGAAGAGGTGTTCTTGAATTTAATGAATAACTCTCTGGAAGCCCATTGCCGCAACATCAAGATAACAATCAGCAGTTCAAGCGACCGCAAATACGCGGTTATACATATTGAAGATGACGGCAGCGGCATTGAAAAAGATTATCTTAATAACATATTTGACCCGTTTTTCAGCACTAAGAAGGAGGGCACCGGCCTTGGCCTGGCGATGGTTTACCATATCTTAAAACGCCATAATGCCACAATTCAGGCAAAAAGCCTCAAAGGTAAATGGACAAAATTTGCCATTCACATACCGAGGCTAAAAGGAGAGCGCTGTGTTTACAACAAGCAAAGAAGATAA
- a CDS encoding DUF3192 domain-containing protein, with the protein MKKLAKGLKFILIAAFSAFAIYLYILSNPQILSFLPKTKAKINTENISKLRPGMQRKAVIQLMGTPKRIETYFWNGLVIEFLFYATKQPKLFSKLQEKDYTPIAINNQTNTLLSWGWSFYDQVASKKP; encoded by the coding sequence GTGAAAAAGCTTGCCAAAGGATTAAAGTTTATCCTCATAGCGGCTTTTTCCGCTTTCGCTATCTACCTGTATATTTTAAGCAACCCCCAGATACTTTCATTCCTGCCAAAAACAAAAGCCAAAATAAATACAGAGAATATAAGCAAACTAAGGCCAGGGATGCAAAGAAAAGCTGTTATTCAGCTGATGGGAACGCCGAAACGCATAGAAACATATTTCTGGAATGGCCTGGTAATTGAATTTCTATTTTATGCCACAAAACAGCCTAAATTATTCTCAAAGTTACAGGAAAAAGATTATACGCCTATTGCCATAAATAACCAAACTAATACGCTTTTAAGCTGGGGGTGGAGCTTTTATGATCAAGTTGCATCCAAAAAGCCTTAA
- a CDS encoding diacylglycerol kinase family protein → MKRVKILRHIFRFHGFWESMRLAVTGIAYLFVYHRNMRIIFLSGIAVFLLGIMLKLKGMELVSIFIAVTLVFVAEIFNTAIEMMLDMATRKYNPMIKLIKDIAAAVVLITSLNAIAVGVILFLPKICR, encoded by the coding sequence ATGAAGCGGGTAAAAATATTAAGGCATATTTTTCGTTTTCACGGCTTCTGGGAAAGCATGCGCCTGGCAGTAACTGGCATAGCGTACCTGTTTGTCTATCACCGCAATATGCGCATTATTTTTCTTTCAGGTATCGCCGTTTTTCTTTTAGGGATCATGCTTAAGCTGAAGGGAATGGAACTTGTATCCATTTTTATTGCGGTAACCCTTGTTTTTGTCGCAGAGATATTCAATACCGCCATTGAAATGATGCTTGATATGGCTACCAGAAAATACAATCCTATGATAAAATTAATCAAAGACATCGCTGCCGCGGTAGTCTTGATTACTTCGTTAAACGCCATAGCGGTAGGAGTGATACTTTTTTTGCCTAAAATATGCAGATAA
- a CDS encoding dihydropteroate synthase encodes MFIVGELINGMYSNVAAAIRERKIDLIQRIALEQIQAGADALDVNCGPTAKNPKEDIQWLIDAIQQVTDKPLAVDSSRFEVIEAGLSRMKNPAIINSTTSDPEKLNKFIPLAKKHNAKLIGLTISQKGIPQNKDQRLELAAIIVSTCQEQGFPIEDLFIDPILLPVNVAQQQMKEILESIKEFKMLTEPSPKTIIGLSNVSQGAHFRSLINRTFLTMAINYGLDAAILDPKDKQLMDTSITTELILNKHIYCDSYLEAYLRK; translated from the coding sequence ATGTTCATAGTGGGAGAATTAATAAACGGGATGTACTCAAATGTAGCCGCTGCTATCCGCGAGAGAAAAATTGATCTGATACAACGGATTGCCCTGGAGCAGATACAAGCTGGCGCTGATGCGCTTGACGTAAATTGCGGCCCAACCGCCAAAAACCCCAAAGAAGATATCCAGTGGCTTATAGACGCCATACAACAGGTCACTGATAAGCCGCTGGCTGTTGATTCAAGCAGATTTGAAGTAATTGAAGCCGGGTTATCCCGGATGAAAAATCCGGCTATTATTAATTCCACTACCTCTGATCCAGAAAAACTTAACAAGTTTATCCCTTTGGCTAAAAAGCATAACGCCAAATTAATCGGGTTGACCATAAGCCAAAAAGGCATACCGCAAAATAAAGACCAGCGCCTTGAATTAGCGGCTATTATCGTATCCACATGCCAAGAACAGGGATTCCCCATTGAAGATCTTTTTATTGACCCAATTCTGCTTCCGGTAAATGTCGCCCAACAGCAGATGAAGGAAATACTTGAATCTATAAAAGAGTTTAAGATGCTTACAGAGCCTTCGCCTAAAACTATAATCGGATTAAGCAACGTATCCCAGGGGGCACATTTTAGAAGCCTGATAAACCGCACCTTCCTTACCATGGCCATCAATTACGGATTAGACGCGGCAATATTAGACCCAAAAGACAAACAGCTCATGGACACAAGCATTACCACTGAATTAATCCTGAACAAGCATATCTATTGCGATTCATACCTTGAGGCGTATTTAAGAAAATGA
- a CDS encoding acetyl-CoA decarbonylase/synthase complex subunit delta encodes MTQEAMIEKWPGEVAIVRIGDTISVGGEKTLPFLFKEASLPHKPVVAYEIWDVFPREWPEELLSIYGNCLKDPIAWAKKCAKEYKAQLLCLRLYAAHPDQGNIKIEQEAKLACDIIKETNLPLIILGCGDDAVDNQMLPLCSEKTKSKRCLLGCVTQDNYKTLTAAALADGHNIIAESPIDINIAKQLNILISDMGLSLDRIVINPTTGSLGYGLEYAYSIMERARLAGLSGDKTVASPFICFVGQETWKTKEAKIKDQGVAWEVITATSLLQAGANILVMRHPESIAKVKSYIDAMYGGN; translated from the coding sequence ATGACCCAAGAGGCAATGATTGAAAAATGGCCCGGCGAAGTTGCGATAGTAAGAATAGGGGATACCATTAGCGTGGGAGGAGAAAAAACCCTGCCATTCTTATTTAAGGAGGCTTCTCTGCCGCATAAACCGGTTGTGGCATATGAAATCTGGGATGTGTTTCCCAGAGAGTGGCCTGAAGAGCTATTAAGCATATACGGAAACTGCCTGAAAGATCCAATTGCCTGGGCGAAAAAATGCGCCAAAGAATATAAGGCACAGCTTCTTTGCCTTAGGCTTTATGCCGCGCATCCGGACCAGGGAAATATAAAAATAGAGCAAGAGGCGAAGCTTGCTTGTGATATAATAAAAGAAACTAATCTGCCGCTTATTATCCTGGGCTGCGGAGACGACGCTGTGGATAACCAAATGCTGCCCCTGTGTTCGGAAAAAACAAAATCCAAGCGCTGCCTTTTGGGTTGCGTTACTCAAGATAACTACAAAACTTTAACCGCTGCGGCATTAGCCGATGGCCACAATATTATCGCGGAATCTCCCATTGACATAAATATAGCCAAACAGCTCAATATTCTTATTTCGGATATGGGGTTAAGTTTGGACAGAATAGTTATCAATCCTACTACCGGATCTTTAGGATACGGCTTAGAGTATGCCTATTCAATTATGGAGCGCGCCAGGCTTGCAGGCCTATCCGGAGACAAAACAGTGGCAAGCCCGTTTATTTGTTTTGTAGGGCAAGAGACATGGAAAACTAAAGAGGCCAAAATAAAAGATCAAGGCGTTGCCTGGGAAGTAATTACCGCCACCTCATTGCTTCAGGCAGGGGCGAATATCCTTGTAATGCGCCATCCGGAATCTATCGCAAAAGTCAAAAGCTACATTGACGCAATGTATGGAGGAAACTAA
- a CDS encoding AAA family ATPase produces the protein MGYIIALSGKGGTGKTTIAALLVRILKERKSGSILAIDADPNSNLGQALGIEEGKTIGSLLEEISSHPEKIPAGTSKENFIEYQIHTAISEEEGFDLLTMGRPEGPGCYCYVNNLLRNMMGKLVAEYDYVIMDNEAGLEHFSRRTTRHADSLIILANPNAVSMKAAARVNELVKELKVKTKKILLLLNCADENIILKNTTGMQIAGYIPQDAELIKIGINASCVFSLENNSQALTALKQITDKII, from the coding sequence ATGGGTTACATAATCGCGTTATCAGGAAAAGGCGGCACAGGAAAAACCACCATCGCTGCGCTTTTGGTCAGGATATTAAAAGAAAGAAAATCCGGGTCTATCTTAGCGATAGATGCTGATCCTAATAGCAATTTGGGACAGGCGCTTGGGATTGAAGAGGGGAAAACTATTGGCTCGCTATTAGAAGAGATATCTTCTCATCCGGAAAAGATCCCCGCCGGAACCAGCAAAGAGAATTTCATTGAATACCAAATCCACACGGCTATTTCTGAAGAAGAGGGTTTTGATCTTTTAACTATGGGCAGGCCCGAAGGCCCGGGATGCTACTGCTACGTGAACAATCTCTTGCGCAATATGATGGGCAAATTAGTTGCTGAATATGACTATGTCATTATGGATAACGAAGCAGGCCTGGAACATTTTTCCCGGCGCACCACGCGCCATGCTGATAGTTTGATTATTCTGGCAAACCCAAATGCGGTCAGCATGAAAGCTGCCGCGAGAGTAAATGAACTGGTAAAAGAATTAAAAGTAAAAACAAAAAAGATATTGCTGCTTCTAAACTGCGCTGATGAAAATATAATACTTAAAAATACTACCGGCATGCAAATCGCAGGGTACATCCCGCAAGATGCCGAATTAATAAAAATAGGCATTAACGCTAGTTGCGTTTTCTCGCTTGAAAACAATTCGCAAGCATTGACAGCCTTAAAACAAATAACTGACAAAATAATTTAA
- a CDS encoding ASKHA domain-containing protein, translating to MDKCKVTFYPEGKTVEVPKGTTVLSAAISCANYIKSACAGEGTCGQCKVIIKDKGISVSKLACLTIVKEDMQVEIPEQSRLIFEKTDAQEIELSKISLGNTGFEQLPLVKKIFLKLPAPKPNDPLSDWERITREIDKYNLGSITIGITTLRQIAEILRDSNWQITITLAYRETIFEVIHIEPGDTTSKNYGFCFDIGTTTITGELVDLNNRKSLGASACYNKQASFGSDVITRIIFAKNSEGLEKLHSIVTGQINDIIRELIQQHQVDLNNVYFIICAGNTTMTHILLKTDPSFIRRDPYTPVANSFPSIHAVEAGIIINPRGVLMPIPAVASYVGGDITSGILACSLDQQEHLSLLIDIGTNGEIVLGNKEFLISCAASAGPAFEGSGVSCGMRASRGAIQKVSIDNRSLDTSFQIIGGDVPALGICGSGYISLIAQMLEKGIIDKAGNIQIKNPSKIKDTDLGRAFIVCHQGQSNAAEEIIITESDIENIKRAKAAIYSAAETLIKHMGFSFKDVHKFFIAGGFGTYLDIQDSIAIGLLPDLEKGKFLFVGNSSIRGAREIIFSIPAKAKSLEIANKTTYIDLSNQPGYMEEYMAALFFPHTDLEKFKMRNSK from the coding sequence ATGGATAAATGTAAAGTAACTTTTTACCCTGAAGGAAAAACAGTAGAAGTCCCCAAGGGGACAACTGTGCTTTCCGCGGCAATATCCTGCGCAAACTATATTAAATCCGCCTGCGCAGGCGAAGGCACCTGCGGGCAATGCAAAGTGATCATCAAGGATAAAGGAATTTCCGTATCTAAACTTGCCTGCTTAACCATAGTAAAAGAAGATATGCAGGTAGAAATACCGGAACAATCAAGATTGATCTTTGAAAAAACCGATGCCCAGGAAATAGAACTGTCTAAAATATCCTTGGGCAATACCGGCTTTGAACAATTACCGCTGGTTAAGAAAATATTTTTGAAATTGCCTGCGCCCAAGCCAAATGACCCTTTAAGCGATTGGGAAAGGATAACGCGGGAAATAGACAAATATAACCTTGGAAGCATAACTATAGGCATAACTACTTTAAGGCAAATCGCAGAAATTCTGAGAGATTCAAACTGGCAAATTACAATTACCCTTGCTTACAGGGAAACAATATTTGAAGTTATTCACATAGAGCCGGGTGACACAACAAGCAAAAATTACGGTTTCTGTTTTGATATCGGAACCACTACCATAACCGGCGAGCTTGTAGATCTAAACAACCGAAAGTCATTGGGGGCTTCTGCCTGTTACAATAAGCAAGCCAGTTTCGGCAGTGACGTGATTACCCGCATTATCTTTGCCAAGAACTCTGAAGGGTTAGAGAAACTGCACAGTATTGTTACCGGGCAAATAAATGATATTATCCGGGAATTGATCCAACAGCACCAGGTAGACTTAAACAATGTATACTTTATAATCTGCGCCGGCAATACCACTATGACGCATATCCTCTTAAAAACCGACCCTTCTTTTATCCGCCGTGACCCGTATACCCCCGTAGCTAATTCTTTCCCGTCTATACATGCGGTTGAAGCCGGTATCATTATAAATCCGCGCGGCGTACTTATGCCCATACCAGCAGTAGCAAGTTATGTGGGAGGGGATATCACAAGCGGAATACTGGCTTGCTCATTAGACCAACAGGAACACCTTTCGCTCTTGATTGATATAGGCACAAACGGAGAAATAGTCCTTGGCAATAAAGAATTCCTGATATCTTGTGCCGCCAGCGCCGGACCGGCTTTTGAAGGCTCAGGAGTATCCTGCGGCATGCGCGCTTCTCGGGGGGCGATCCAAAAAGTATCCATAGATAACAGAAGCCTTGATACAAGCTTTCAGATAATAGGCGGGGATGTGCCGGCTTTAGGCATTTGCGGGTCTGGATACATCTCGCTTATCGCCCAAATGCTGGAAAAAGGGATTATTGACAAAGCAGGCAATATCCAGATTAAAAACCCCTCAAAAATAAAAGATACTGATCTGGGAAGAGCTTTTATTGTCTGCCATCAGGGCCAATCCAACGCAGCTGAAGAAATAATTATTACCGAATCAGATATTGAGAATATTAAGCGCGCTAAAGCTGCGATTTATTCCGCGGCAGAAACATTAATAAAACACATGGGATTTTCCTTTAAAGATGTGCACAAATTCTTTATTGCCGGAGGCTTTGGCACTTATTTGGACATTCAAGACTCAATAGCAATAGGACTGCTTCCAGATTTAGAAAAAGGCAAATTTCTGTTTGTCGGAAACAGCTCCATTAGAGGAGCCAGGGAGATCATTTTTTCAATCCCGGCAAAAGCAAAATCTCTAGAAATAGCCAATAAAACAACATATATAGATCTGTCTAACCAACCCGGATATATGGAAGAATATATGGCGGCATTATTCTTTCCGCATACGGACTTAGAAAAATTCAAAATGAGAAATTCAAAATGA
- the acsC gene encoding acetyl-CoA decarbonylase/synthase complex subunit gamma, producing the protein MALSGLDIYKLLPKTNCRQCGIATCLAFAMQLAKKGISIDKCPFLSNESKKILEESSQPPIKLVSIGTGENKLDIGNESVLFRHEEKFHNPCGIGIILEDTLKETEILHQINKINSFVFERVGQKLEVNLIALKQTGCLQNFIKLVQTALKNTKLAIVLMVSDIASLEQAIKISKDQKPLIYPDENISQEAAALAKENKLAMVVKAGTIEEAAAKTESLAKAGLNDLIIDSGDKNTREKLWDLTQIRRQALKKSNRLLGYPAIVTINKADPLDEIMEAATYICKYSGIVLLKHALAWEALSLLTLRQNIYTDPQKPLQIEPKIYTIGNATVKSPIMITTNFSLSYYTVLGEVEASKIPSHIISMDTEGMSVLTAWAAEKFTPEKIANALIKLNADKAVSHKNLIIPGYVAVLSGELEEKSGWKITVGPKEASGLPAFLKNYSAG; encoded by the coding sequence ATGGCGCTTTCGGGATTAGACATCTATAAGTTATTGCCTAAAACAAATTGCCGGCAATGCGGCATCGCAACCTGCCTTGCCTTTGCCATGCAATTAGCAAAAAAGGGGATAAGCATCGATAAGTGCCCGTTTTTATCCAATGAATCAAAGAAAATACTTGAAGAATCTTCCCAGCCTCCAATAAAATTAGTATCCATCGGGACAGGCGAAAATAAACTTGATATTGGCAATGAAAGCGTCTTGTTCCGGCATGAAGAAAAGTTCCACAATCCTTGCGGAATCGGCATAATATTAGAAGACACTTTAAAAGAAACAGAGATATTGCATCAGATCAATAAAATAAATAGTTTTGTATTTGAGCGCGTAGGGCAAAAATTAGAAGTTAATTTAATCGCCCTAAAGCAAACCGGCTGCCTGCAAAATTTCATCAAATTAGTGCAGACGGCTTTAAAAAATACAAAATTGGCCATAGTTTTAATGGTAAGCGACATAGCTTCTTTGGAACAGGCTATAAAAATAAGCAAAGATCAAAAGCCGCTTATTTATCCGGATGAAAATATTAGCCAAGAAGCAGCTGCCTTAGCCAAAGAAAACAAGCTTGCTATGGTAGTTAAGGCCGGAACAATAGAAGAGGCGGCAGCTAAAACTGAAAGCCTGGCCAAGGCAGGGCTTAACGATCTGATTATTGATTCTGGAGATAAGAATACCCGGGAAAAACTCTGGGACTTAACCCAAATCCGCCGCCAGGCGCTTAAAAAATCAAACCGCTTATTAGGATATCCCGCAATAGTAACTATCAACAAGGCCGATCCCCTTGATGAAATCATGGAAGCGGCAACCTACATCTGTAAATATTCCGGTATTGTTTTATTGAAACATGCGCTTGCGTGGGAGGCCCTGTCGCTTTTAACCTTAAGGCAAAATATTTATACCGATCCGCAAAAGCCTCTTCAGATTGAACCAAAAATCTACACCATAGGAAATGCCACTGTCAAATCTCCGATCATGATCACCACAAATTTCTCGCTTAGTTATTACACGGTCCTGGGAGAGGTAGAAGCCAGCAAAATCCCCTCGCACATAATAAGCATGGATACGGAAGGCATGTCGGTCTTAACTGCCTGGGCGGCGGAGAAATTTACCCCGGAGAAAATAGCTAACGCCCTTATTAAGCTTAATGCCGATAAAGCTGTATCGCATAAAAACCTGATCATACCCGGTTATGTCGCAGTTTTAAGCGGAGAGCTGGAAGAAAAATCCGGTTGGAAAATAACCGTGGGCCCAAAAGAAGCATCGGGTCTGCCAGCTTTCTTAAAGAACTACTCTGCTGGATAA